The genomic stretch GAATATATACTGAAGTTAATTTGAAAATAGGGCAGTATATAGCACATCCTCAGTTTCCAGCTACATTATACTTCGACATGAATGCCATGATTACATATAGGATAATTTAGATGAAAGAGTCGCTTAAAAAAAGCTGCACCCAATATACTTCCATTATACTCATAAACACCAATGCCTATTGTAGTATAATAATCAGCTAGAATATTATCTTTATGTCCTTGAGAGTTCATCCAAGCGTTCATAGCTGAAGATGCACTTTCACGCATAGCAACTATATTTTCGCCTCTTATATATGCTTTTGAATTAAATCCGTATTCATCAAGTACAGTATCAAAATCAGTTCCATTTGGTCTTATATGGTCATATTTCTCTACTATTTCTTGAGCTCTTTTGACGGCAGCTTCGCATAATTTTGTATCTAATTTATATGCTTTAAGTCCAGCCTTTGCTCTTTCTTGATTTACCAAATCAAATACAGCTTGGGCATCTGAACTTACAGCATTATTATTTTCAGAGGTATTGCTGTTGGCTGAAGAATTACTGCTAGGTTTTGTGGTATCATTTTGGCATGAACTAAATAAGAATGCTGTTATAAGCATAATAAAAACATATTTTTTCATTTTTTATCCTTTGTTTTATTTGTATTAAAATATAACAATTTTATTATATTTTTGATAAAAAATTATTTTTATGCTGTGCTTGAATTTTTGCTAATATATGATATATTAAATCTTTATGAAACGTGTTATATTTTTTATACCAAATTTGGAACATATATTTTTTAAGAATACTAAATTCTCTTTATTGAGAAGAAGTATTCTTTTTTTATAATTTAATATTAATAATCAAAGGCTTATATAAAATGTTTTTAGAAGATTCTGTTGTAATAGACAATATACAAATATCAGATGATAAATATATTATTAAAGTAAAATCAAAAGAAAGTTATAAATATTCAAAAGCAGGGCAATTTTTCATGCTTAAAAGTAATACCTTTTTAAGACGTCCTATAAGTATTCACTATATTGATAATGATATATTAGAGTTTTATTATCAGGTAAAGGGTGAAGGCACAAAGTATTTATCGCAATTAGAAAAAGATGATATTCTTAATATTCAAGGTCCTTTAGGAAATGGATTTGACATATCTTTTAGAGATAAAAATATACTCCTTGTAGCTGGAGGAATGGGAATAGCACCTTTCAAACTTTTGATAGAAAAATTGTTAAACAATAATAACTCTATAACTTTAATAATGGGCGGAGCTAATGAAACTGCTATAAAAATAATAACAAGATTTGATACAAGCAGTGTTGACTTACACATTACAACTGATGACGGCTCTGTGGGTGATAAATGCAATACGGTAGATAAAACAAAAGAATTATTAAAGCAAAAAAGTTTTGATATTATATATACATGCGGACCTACTGTTATGATGAATGGAATAATGAATATAGCTAATGAAAATAATATACTTTGCTATGCTTCACTTGAAGAGAGAATGGCATGCGGAGTTAATGCATGTTTGGGATGCAATATAGAAATAAAAGATAATAATTCAGAAAGCGGATATACATTAAAAAAAGTTTGTCATGACGGACCAGTATTTGATTCTAAATTATTAAATATTTAAATAACGGATATTATTATGAGCAGATTGAATATAAATTTTTTGGGTAAAGAATTAAAAAATAATGTTATAACATCTTCAGGCTGTTTTGGTTTTGGAGAAGAGTACAGTAATTATTTTGATATTAATGAGCTTGGTGCTGTTAACTTAAAAGGAATAACTTTAAATAAAAAAGAAGGCAATAAAGGTACACGCATAGCAGAAACTCCATCTGGAATGATAAACTGTATAGGGCTTGAAAATCCGGGTATAGAATATTTTAAAAACAATATAGTTAAAAATATCAAATATAATTCTCCTATAATATTAAATATAAATGGTGCTGATACTGATGAATATGTTAAAGTAGCTGAAATAGCAAATGAAATAGAAAGAGTTGATTTTGTAGAGCTTAATATATCATGTCCGAATGTGAAAAATGGAGGCATGGCTTTTGGTGCAAGCTGTGAGAGTGCTGAATCCATTACAAAAGCTGTAAAAAAAGTGCTTAATAAAAAGCCTTTAATAGTAAAACTCTCTCCGAATGTAACTGACATAGCAAGCATAGCAAAAAGTGTTGAATATGCAGGTGCGGACAGTGTATCTTTAGTTAATACATTTTTGGCCATGAAGATAGATACAAAAACTAAAAAACCTTTGCTTGGTAATATATTCGGAGGTTTATCAGGTTCATGTATACGCCCTATAGCTGTAAGAATGGTTTATCAGGTATACAAAGCTGTAAAAGTACCTATTGTTGGTATGGGAGGGATTAGCAGTTATAATGATGCTTTGGAGTTTATAATTGCTGGGGCTTCTTTGGTTTCTATAGGGGCTGGTATATTTTCAAATCCTACTCTTCCTATAGAGGTTATTAATGGAATAGATAATTACCTTAAAGAAAATAGTATAAATAATGTAAAAGACCTGATAGGGGCAGCTCACTCATAAAATATAATAATATTTTGATATATACAAATTGAAGATATATAAATTATAAAGGATAAATCTTATGATAAAATTGACTGATAATCCAAAAGAGAGATTAATTATAGCATTAGACTTTAATTCTATGGGAGAGGCAGCTAAACTTATAGATGAGCTTGGAGATGAGGCGGTATTCTATAAAGTGGGACTTGAACTTTT from Brachyspira murdochii DSM 12563 encodes the following:
- a CDS encoding CAP domain-containing protein: MKKYVFIMLITAFLFSSCQNDTTKPSSNSSANSNTSENNNAVSSDAQAVFDLVNQERAKAGLKAYKLDTKLCEAAVKRAQEIVEKYDHIRPNGTDFDTVLDEYGFNSKAYIRGENIVAMRESASSAMNAWMNSQGHKDNILADYYTTIGIGVYEYNGSILGAAFFKRLFHLNYPICNHGIHVEV
- a CDS encoding dihydroorotate dehydrogenase electron transfer subunit; the encoded protein is MFLEDSVVIDNIQISDDKYIIKVKSKESYKYSKAGQFFMLKSNTFLRRPISIHYIDNDILEFYYQVKGEGTKYLSQLEKDDILNIQGPLGNGFDISFRDKNILLVAGGMGIAPFKLLIEKLLNNNNSITLIMGGANETAIKIITRFDTSSVDLHITTDDGSVGDKCNTVDKTKELLKQKSFDIIYTCGPTVMMNGIMNIANENNILCYASLEERMACGVNACLGCNIEIKDNNSESGYTLKKVCHDGPVFDSKLLNI
- a CDS encoding dihydroorotate dehydrogenase; the protein is MSRLNINFLGKELKNNVITSSGCFGFGEEYSNYFDINELGAVNLKGITLNKKEGNKGTRIAETPSGMINCIGLENPGIEYFKNNIVKNIKYNSPIILNINGADTDEYVKVAEIANEIERVDFVELNISCPNVKNGGMAFGASCESAESITKAVKKVLNKKPLIVKLSPNVTDIASIAKSVEYAGADSVSLVNTFLAMKIDTKTKKPLLGNIFGGLSGSCIRPIAVRMVYQVYKAVKVPIVGMGGISSYNDALEFIIAGASLVSIGAGIFSNPTLPIEVINGIDNYLKENSINNVKDLIGAAHS